Proteins encoded in a region of the Inquilinus sp. KBS0705 genome:
- a CDS encoding SMI1/KNR4 family protein yields MEDVKLNPPATVSDIKETESILGFKFPSDFKEFYLAANGFEDWDMQENNFSFWPLNRIIEEHNKADNKSFIGFSDWLIRCNAIGFIKESSGIYKDHQIDIGSRPIQSGVIVTSKDAFGKSKEYLNVIDIIAETFKEIVFMINIGTGDIY; encoded by the coding sequence TTGGAGGACGTTAAATTAAACCCTCCCGCTACTGTCAGCGATATTAAAGAAACTGAATCCATTTTAGGTTTCAAATTTCCATCTGATTTTAAAGAATTTTATTTGGCTGCAAATGGCTTTGAAGATTGGGATATGCAAGAAAATAACTTTTCGTTTTGGCCGCTAAATAGAATAATTGAGGAGCATAATAAGGCTGATAACAAATCTTTTATTGGCTTTAGCGACTGGTTAATCCGATGTAATGCTATAGGTTTTATTAAAGAATCATCAGGTATTTATAAGGATCATCAGATTGATATTGGTAGTAGACCTATTCAATCTGGAGTTATTGTTACTTCGAAAGATGCATTTGGGAAGTCGAAAGAATATTTAAATGTCATTGATATAATAGCAGAGACTTTTAAGGAGATTGTTTTCATGATAAATATAGGAACCGGCGATATTTACTAA
- a CDS encoding DUF4905 domain-containing protein: MTLLQPFIAQTFANTIWRLEIDALTGIMVLELRNQPEKQVSFATISLKSADVYIQNYTTPERWLTGVEAIYNGVMLLHHYKTESGPEHKAIVAVDAVTATQFWSNYSLAFDHMSVNGPVVYNTTMLPKKLVLADIRTGEVKRPYDSVADKPLPNNIVVPEMVAANQLPAASLPTDAYGNIVHYLNHNKYIIVSLHTFKNGLLQQHLFIMDDTGIVYQNLINQDIQKLQPEAFVLHKNALIYIKNKVELKVLNL, from the coding sequence ATGACACTATTACAACCTTTTATAGCCCAAACCTTCGCAAATACCATTTGGCGGCTGGAAATTGATGCGCTAACCGGCATAATGGTTTTGGAGTTGCGTAACCAGCCCGAAAAACAAGTAAGTTTTGCCACCATCAGCCTAAAAAGTGCTGATGTTTATATACAAAACTACACCACACCCGAGCGCTGGCTTACCGGCGTTGAAGCCATATACAATGGCGTAATGTTACTGCACCATTATAAAACCGAAAGCGGCCCTGAGCATAAAGCAATTGTTGCGGTTGATGCCGTTACAGCAACACAGTTTTGGAGCAATTACAGCCTGGCATTTGACCACATGAGTGTTAACGGCCCCGTGGTTTACAATACTACTATGCTGCCTAAAAAATTAGTACTTGCAGATATACGTACCGGCGAAGTTAAAAGGCCTTATGATAGTGTTGCGGATAAACCTTTGCCCAATAATATAGTCGTACCTGAAATGGTTGCCGCAAACCAATTACCTGCGGCCAGCCTGCCTACCGATGCCTATGGAAATATAGTGCATTACCTTAACCACAATAAGTACATAATTGTATCTTTGCACACCTTTAAAAACGGGTTGCTGCAACAACATCTGTTTATAATGGATGATACCGGAATTGTTTATCAGAATTTAATAAATCAGGATATACAAAAATTACAGCCCGAGGCGTTTGTATTACATAAAAACGCACTGATATATATTAAAAACAAGGTCGAACTTAAAGTTTTGAACCTATAA
- a CDS encoding DNA starvation/stationary phase protection protein, producing the protein MNAEEISLEEGKVKPVVDHLNDLLANYHIHYQKLRGCHWNVKGKSFFTLHVKFEELYTAALTTIDELAERILTLGKPPYSTFNDYITKSTLKEINTIGLQDTAMVKALIEDMAALIEMERQILDITADAGDDGTNDMVNRFMQFKEKNTWMLRSFVNED; encoded by the coding sequence ATGAACGCTGAAGAAATAAGTTTAGAAGAAGGTAAAGTAAAACCGGTTGTTGACCATCTTAACGACCTGCTGGCTAATTATCATATACATTATCAAAAACTGCGCGGATGCCACTGGAATGTAAAGGGCAAAAGCTTTTTTACTCTGCACGTAAAGTTTGAAGAATTGTATACCGCTGCTTTAACCACTATAGATGAACTTGCCGAGCGTATACTTACACTGGGTAAGCCTCCATACAGTACTTTTAACGATTACATCACCAAATCGACTCTAAAAGAAATAAATACCATTGGCTTACAAGATACTGCCATGGTGAAAGCCTTAATTGAGGATATGGCTGCCCTGATAGAAATGGAACGCCAGATATTAGACATCACCGCTGATGCCGGCGATGATGGCACTAATGATATGGTAAACCGCTTTATGCAGTTTAAAGAAAAAAACACCTGGATGCTGCGCTCGTTTGTGAACGAAGATTAA
- a CDS encoding proline--tRNA ligase gives MSKGVISKDEDYSQWFNDLIIKSDMAEYSPVRGCMIIKPYGYSIWEKIQATLDKMFKDTGHVNAYFPLLIPKSFFSKEASHVEGFAKECAVVTHYRLKNDGDGNIIVDEDAKLEEELIIRPTSETIIWNTYKGWIQSYRDLPILVNQWANVMRWEMRTRLFLRTSEFLWQEGHTAHATADEAIAETEQMLDIYAEFAENWMALPVVKGRKTPNERFAGALDTYCIEALMQDGKALQAGTSHFLGQNFAKAFDVKFTTRDNKQDFVWATSWGVSTRLIGALIMAHSDDAGLVLPPKLAPIQVVVVPIYKHDEELANITTYVNSLKKELTAQGVSVKFDNRDTHRPGAKFAEYELKGVPLRVAIGSRDMQNGTVELARRDTKTKETVNQDGLAAHILALLDEIQANIYNKAAAFRTENTTEVDTYEEFKRLLDEEPGFLSAHWDGTAETEQKIKDETKATIRCIPLNNKQEEGKCILTGKPSSQRVLFARAY, from the coding sequence ATGAGCAAAGGTGTTATTAGTAAAGACGAAGATTATTCGCAATGGTTTAACGACTTAATAATTAAATCTGATATGGCCGAATATTCGCCTGTCAGGGGGTGCATGATCATTAAGCCGTATGGCTACTCGATATGGGAAAAAATACAGGCTACGCTTGATAAAATGTTTAAAGATACCGGGCATGTTAATGCCTATTTTCCGCTGCTTATACCAAAATCTTTCTTCTCAAAAGAAGCCAGCCACGTTGAAGGCTTCGCTAAGGAATGTGCCGTTGTTACACATTACCGCCTCAAAAACGATGGTGATGGTAATATTATTGTGGATGAGGATGCAAAATTGGAAGAAGAGTTAATTATACGCCCAACATCCGAAACTATTATATGGAATACCTATAAAGGATGGATACAAAGCTACCGCGATTTGCCTATTTTGGTAAACCAGTGGGCCAACGTAATGCGCTGGGAAATGCGCACCCGATTGTTTTTACGCACCAGCGAATTTTTATGGCAAGAGGGCCATACCGCCCATGCTACAGCTGATGAAGCGATAGCCGAAACTGAGCAAATGCTGGATATTTACGCCGAATTTGCCGAGAACTGGATGGCGCTGCCTGTTGTTAAGGGCCGCAAAACACCAAATGAACGCTTTGCAGGTGCTTTAGATACTTATTGCATTGAGGCTTTGATGCAGGATGGGAAGGCATTACAAGCCGGCACATCACACTTTTTAGGGCAAAACTTTGCTAAGGCCTTCGATGTGAAATTTACTACAAGGGATAATAAGCAGGATTTTGTTTGGGCAACCTCATGGGGGGTATCAACCCGTTTAATAGGCGCTTTAATTATGGCCCACTCTGACGATGCGGGTTTGGTATTACCGCCAAAGCTGGCGCCTATACAAGTAGTGGTGGTGCCTATTTATAAGCACGATGAAGAGTTGGCTAATATTACAACCTACGTTAATTCGCTTAAAAAGGAATTAACAGCGCAGGGGGTATCGGTAAAATTTGATAACCGCGATACCCACCGCCCGGGTGCAAAATTTGCCGAGTACGAACTGAAAGGCGTACCATTGCGTGTTGCCATTGGCAGCCGCGATATGCAAAACGGCACGGTTGAACTTGCCCGCCGCGATACCAAAACCAAAGAAACCGTAAACCAGGATGGCCTTGCAGCGCACATATTGGCACTGCTTGATGAGATACAGGCAAATATTTATAACAAGGCGGCAGCTTTCCGTACCGAGAACACTACCGAGGTAGATACCTACGAGGAATTTAAACGCCTGTTAGACGAAGAGCCGGGCTTCCTGTCGGCACATTGGGATGGCACTGCCGAAACCGAACAAAAAATAAAAGATGAAACTAAGGCTACAATACGTTGTATACCTTTGAACAATAAACAAGAAGAAGGCAAGTGTATCCTTACCGGCAAACCATCAAGCCAAAGGGTGCTATTTGCAAGGGCGTACTAA
- a CDS encoding cystathionine gamma-synthase: MKFGTKAIHAGQEPDPTTGAIMTPIYQTSTYWQKSPGDNKGYEYSRGTNPTRKALEDCLAALENAKYGLAFSSGMGATDAVMKLLKPGDEVITGNDLYGGSYRIFTKIYANYGIKFHFLDLSNPDIINQYTNDNTRLVWIETPTNPTMQVVDIEAVGKIAKAKNLLFVVDNTFASPYLQNPIDFGADIVMHSVTKYIGGHSDVVMGALMLNDEELYKQLWFIYNACGATPGPMDSFLVLRGIKTLHLRMKAHCENGRAVAEFLKDHPRVDKIYWPGFPDSPNHEVAKNQMRDFGGMISIVLKDADLQETYRIAGSFKVFSLAESLGGVESLINHPVSMTHGSIPKEAREKAGVVDNLLRLSVGVEDIEDLLEDLKQALA; the protein is encoded by the coding sequence ATGAAATTCGGAACAAAAGCAATACACGCAGGGCAGGAGCCCGATCCAACAACCGGCGCTATCATGACGCCTATATACCAAACATCAACCTACTGGCAAAAATCGCCGGGCGATAATAAGGGGTATGAATACTCTCGCGGTACTAACCCCACCCGTAAGGCGCTGGAAGATTGTTTGGCGGCTTTAGAGAACGCAAAGTACGGACTGGCATTTTCGAGCGGTATGGGTGCAACCGATGCGGTTATGAAGTTATTAAAGCCTGGCGATGAAGTAATAACCGGTAACGACCTTTACGGTGGATCGTATCGTATATTCACTAAAATATACGCTAACTACGGCATAAAGTTCCATTTTTTGGACCTGAGCAACCCTGATATCATTAACCAATACACCAACGATAATACGCGTTTGGTATGGATAGAAACGCCGACTAACCCAACCATGCAAGTGGTGGATATTGAGGCGGTGGGTAAAATTGCGAAAGCAAAAAACCTATTGTTTGTGGTCGACAATACCTTTGCATCGCCCTACCTGCAAAACCCTATTGATTTTGGTGCCGATATTGTAATGCACTCGGTTACTAAATACATTGGTGGCCACAGCGATGTAGTGATGGGTGCCCTAATGCTTAATGACGAGGAACTATACAAGCAACTATGGTTTATTTATAATGCCTGTGGGGCCACACCCGGCCCAATGGATAGCTTTTTGGTACTGCGTGGTATTAAAACCCTGCACCTGCGCATGAAAGCGCATTGCGAGAACGGCCGCGCCGTTGCCGAGTTTTTGAAAGACCACCCAAGGGTTGACAAGATTTACTGGCCTGGTTTCCCTGATTCGCCAAATCACGAGGTCGCTAAAAATCAGATGCGCGATTTTGGAGGCATGATATCTATTGTACTTAAAGACGCCGACCTGCAGGAAACTTACCGCATAGCCGGTTCATTTAAGGTATTCTCGCTGGCCGAATCATTAGGAGGTGTAGAATCATTGATTAACCACCCTGTAAGCATGACCCACGGCTCGATACCAAAAGAAGCCAGGGAAAAGGCCGGTGTAGTAGATAACCTGCTGCGCCTAAGCGTAGGGGTAGAGGATATTGAGGACCTATTGGAGGACTTGAAACAAGCGCTGGCGTAA
- a CDS encoding TIGR02757 family protein, which yields MAKANFDKLPLQGAGGHALKHFLDQKVAQYNRPEFIANDPVSIPHLFTKKQDIEIMGFWAATLAWGQRVTIINKCKELISLMDGAPYDFIINHQEVDLKKLLYFKHRTFNDIDTLYFISFFRQHYQRFESLEDAFVPHAGPPNPLKGEPDRLVANQKFPLQGAEGALNYFRAYFISLADFPNRTKKHVSSPSQKSTCKRLNMFLRWMVRKDDMGVDFGIWKKLSPADLICPCDLHVDRVARHLKLITRKQTDWQTAVELTENLKQLDPNDPVKYDFALFGLGIEQRWGMEGILPDFIG from the coding sequence ATGGCAAAAGCCAATTTCGATAAGCTTCCCCTTCAGGGGGCTGGGGGGCACGCCTTAAAGCACTTCCTCGACCAAAAAGTAGCGCAATACAACCGCCCGGAGTTTATCGCTAACGACCCGGTAAGCATACCGCATTTGTTTACCAAAAAGCAGGACATCGAGATAATGGGTTTTTGGGCTGCTACACTGGCCTGGGGGCAAAGGGTTACCATCATTAATAAGTGTAAGGAGCTCATCAGCCTGATGGATGGCGCACCTTATGATTTTATCATCAACCACCAGGAGGTGGACCTAAAAAAGTTATTATACTTTAAGCACCGCACTTTTAACGATATCGATACACTATACTTCATTAGCTTCTTCAGGCAGCATTACCAGCGGTTCGAGAGCCTGGAAGATGCGTTTGTGCCCCATGCCGGGCCCCCCAACCCCCTAAAGGGGGAGCCGGATAGACTTGTTGCTAATCAAAAGTTCCCCCTTCAGGGGGCGGAGGGGGCCCTAAACTACTTTCGCGCCTATTTTATCTCTTTGGCCGATTTTCCTAATCGCACGAAAAAGCATGTGTCCTCGCCCTCGCAAAAATCGACCTGTAAAAGGTTGAATATGTTTTTACGCTGGATGGTGCGTAAAGATGATATGGGTGTAGATTTTGGTATATGGAAAAAGCTATCACCTGCCGACCTGATATGCCCCTGCGACCTGCATGTAGACCGTGTGGCCCGCCATTTAAAACTAATAACCCGCAAACAAACCGACTGGCAAACCGCAGTAGAGTTAACCGAAAACCTTAAGCAACTTGACCCTAACGACCCGGTAAAATATGATTTTGCCCTGTTTGGCTTAGGTATAGAACAACGCTGGGGTATGGAAGGCATTTTGCCCGATTTTATTGGGTGA
- a CDS encoding uridine kinase: protein MNRPYVVGIAGGSGSGKTFFLKRFLDHFSPDEVCLVSQDDYYFPVAHNMTKEENKEYNFDLPSTIDHDHFEQDINKLLSYQSFTKTEYTFNNPSIVPKILEIKPAPIIIVEGLFILHFKKISDELDMKIFIDADEVIALQRRLKRDLAERGYSHDDAYYKWVNHVVPAYKEYLLPYKNQCDKVIVNNSHVADDIVAVTEEISRELREKVLS, encoded by the coding sequence ATGAATAGACCTTATGTGGTTGGTATTGCCGGTGGGAGCGGATCGGGCAAGACCTTTTTTTTGAAACGATTTTTAGATCATTTTAGCCCGGACGAGGTTTGCCTGGTATCTCAGGATGATTACTATTTTCCGGTAGCGCATAACATGACCAAAGAAGAGAACAAGGAGTATAACTTTGATCTGCCCTCAACTATAGATCATGACCACTTTGAGCAGGACATAAATAAACTGCTTAGCTACCAATCGTTCACCAAAACCGAATATACTTTTAACAATCCCAGTATTGTCCCAAAAATACTGGAGATAAAACCCGCGCCCATTATTATAGTAGAAGGCTTGTTTATTTTGCACTTTAAAAAAATATCTGACGAATTGGACATGAAAATTTTTATTGATGCCGATGAAGTTATAGCCTTGCAGCGCCGACTTAAACGCGACCTGGCAGAACGTGGTTACTCTCACGATGATGCATACTATAAATGGGTAAACCATGTTGTACCGGCTTATAAAGAGTATTTACTGCCTTATAAAAACCAGTGCGATAAAGTAATAGTGAACAACAGCCATGTTGCCGACGATATTGTTGCAGTAACCGAAGAAATTTCAAGAGAATTAAGAGAGAAGGTATTAAGCTAG
- a CDS encoding LysM peptidoglycan-binding domain-containing protein: MKLKFVLLIFSLITLSVSVFANAMPDSVGIENLNGKKVILHKLDPKDNYYSIGRRYGVKPKAIQDFNNNASLQIGHIIKVPTDRSIVETVPTAPAPVATVTKPAEQPQAKPATQQPVTQAVVTQQPVKTTIAKPQSADTTVTTQDYKVAAGETLYSIARRFNTTVGTLTTINKLNSTGLSPGQVLKVPNGATPPPPPPVVDARVDTMKRDSTYVAADSLANHRPGTNKYGLFEKNEKGAATWIDDTSLDPNKKLILHRTAPIGTVMRITNPMNNRTTFAKVVGRFTDNESTKDVIIVMTKNVAEALGALDKRFHVNISYGTPNE; encoded by the coding sequence ATGAAATTAAAATTCGTACTGTTAATCTTTAGCCTCATTACCCTTTCAGTTTCTGTATTTGCTAACGCGATGCCCGATTCGGTAGGTATTGAGAACCTAAACGGTAAAAAAGTTATTTTGCATAAACTGGACCCAAAAGATAATTACTACTCCATAGGCAGGCGCTATGGTGTAAAACCTAAAGCCATACAAGATTTTAACAACAATGCCAGCCTGCAAATTGGGCACATTATAAAAGTACCAACCGATCGTTCTATTGTTGAAACCGTGCCCACTGCACCTGCCCCTGTTGCGACTGTTACTAAGCCGGCCGAGCAACCGCAGGCCAAACCAGCCACACAACAACCGGTAACACAAGCTGTTGTTACACAACAGCCGGTAAAAACTACTATAGCTAAACCACAATCGGCAGATACTACCGTAACCACCCAGGATTATAAAGTAGCCGCTGGCGAAACATTATATTCGATAGCCCGGCGTTTTAACACTACAGTTGGCACATTAACTACAATTAATAAATTAAACTCAACAGGTTTATCGCCCGGCCAGGTGCTAAAGGTACCTAACGGGGCCACACCGCCACCACCACCGCCTGTAGTGGATGCGCGTGTTGATACCATGAAACGCGACTCGACCTATGTTGCGGCAGACAGCCTGGCCAATCATCGCCCTGGCACCAATAAATATGGCTTGTTCGAAAAAAATGAAAAAGGCGCAGCTACCTGGATAGATGACACCAGCCTTGACCCAAATAAAAAATTAATACTGCACCGCACCGCGCCAATTGGTACGGTAATGCGTATTACTAACCCCATGAATAACCGCACTACATTTGCCAAAGTTGTTGGCCGTTTTACCGATAATGAATCGACAAAGGATGTTATTATTGTGATGACCAAAAATGTAGCCGAGGCATTAGGCGCGCTTGATAAACGTTTTCATGTAAACATAAGCTACGGTACACCTAATGAATAG
- the pnp gene encoding polyribonucleotide nucleotidyltransferase, translating to MSLNVIKKVIDLGDGRTIEIETGKLAKQADGSVVIKMGDTMLLATVVSSPEAKEGVDFLPLSVDYQEKYAATGRIPGGFLRREARLSDYEVLISRLVDRALRPMFPEDYHADTQVMISLISADKDIMPDCLAGLAASAALSVSDIPFNGPISEVRVAKVNGELVINPTLSQLQNATLEFIVAGSEHDINMVEGEAAEIAEAELVEAIKFAHNAIKIQCLIQKELTVEVGKTQKRVYSHEHSNEDLKKAIYEATYQQVYDIASSASAKDERSAKFKEVRDAYIATLGEIDDITKGLAKKYYHDVEYDAIRNLVLDEGKRLDGRTTKQIRPIWSEIGYLPSAHGSAVFTRGETQSLTTVTLGAKDDEQMIDGAFINGYQKFLLHYNFPGFSTGEVRPNRGAGRREIGHGNLAMRSLKRVLPAEDQNPYTIRIVSDILESNGSSSMATVCAGTLALMDAGIKITNPVSGIAMGLITNEMGTKYAILSDILGDEDHLGDMDFKVTGTKNGIVAVQMDLKINGLSYEVLTNALDQAKEGRLHILGEMAKTITAPREDYKPHAPRIVMIKIDKEFIGAVIGPGGKIIQEMQRETGATISIEEKDNQGIVQVFADNKAAIDAALSRIRAIASKPEVGEIYEGKVKSIMPFGAFVEIMPGKDGLLHISEIDHRRIETMDGIFNVGDEVRVKLLDVDKQGKLKLSRKVLLPRPEQNKPAE from the coding sequence ATGAGTTTAAATGTAATTAAAAAGGTTATTGATTTAGGTGACGGCCGCACCATTGAGATCGAAACCGGTAAACTGGCCAAACAAGCCGATGGCTCGGTAGTAATTAAAATGGGTGATACCATGTTATTAGCTACTGTAGTATCATCACCGGAAGCAAAAGAAGGGGTTGATTTTTTACCTCTTTCTGTAGACTACCAAGAAAAATACGCTGCCACTGGTCGTATACCAGGTGGTTTTTTACGCCGCGAGGCACGTTTGTCAGACTATGAGGTTTTAATCTCTCGTTTGGTTGACCGTGCATTACGCCCAATGTTCCCGGAAGATTATCATGCTGATACACAAGTAATGATCTCTTTAATATCTGCAGACAAAGATATTATGCCTGATTGCCTTGCCGGTTTGGCAGCATCTGCAGCTTTATCTGTATCTGATATCCCTTTTAACGGTCCTATATCTGAAGTACGTGTAGCAAAAGTTAACGGCGAATTGGTTATTAACCCAACCTTAAGCCAATTGCAAAACGCAACATTAGAGTTTATTGTTGCCGGTAGCGAGCATGATATAAACATGGTTGAAGGCGAAGCTGCTGAAATTGCAGAAGCCGAGTTAGTTGAAGCTATTAAATTTGCACATAACGCTATTAAAATTCAATGCTTAATTCAAAAGGAATTAACTGTTGAAGTTGGTAAAACACAAAAACGTGTTTACAGCCACGAGCATAGCAACGAAGACCTTAAAAAAGCCATCTACGAAGCTACTTACCAGCAAGTATATGATATTGCGTCTTCAGCATCGGCAAAAGACGAGCGCTCTGCTAAATTCAAAGAAGTTAGGGATGCTTACATTGCTACCTTAGGCGAAATTGATGATATTACTAAAGGCCTTGCCAAAAAATATTATCACGATGTAGAGTACGATGCTATACGTAACCTTGTATTAGACGAAGGCAAACGTTTAGATGGCCGTACTACTAAACAAATACGCCCTATATGGAGCGAGATAGGTTATTTGCCATCCGCACACGGTTCGGCAGTATTTACACGTGGCGAAACCCAATCATTAACTACGGTTACCTTAGGTGCTAAGGATGATGAGCAGATGATTGATGGTGCTTTTATTAACGGCTACCAAAAATTCCTGTTACACTACAATTTCCCTGGCTTTTCAACCGGTGAGGTTCGCCCTAACAGGGGTGCAGGCCGTCGCGAAATTGGCCATGGTAACTTAGCAATGCGCTCGTTAAAACGCGTATTACCTGCCGAAGACCAAAACCCGTACACCATACGTATAGTATCTGATATCCTTGAATCAAACGGTTCATCGTCAATGGCTACGGTTTGTGCCGGTACATTGGCTTTGATGGATGCCGGTATCAAAATCACCAACCCGGTATCTGGTATCGCGATGGGTTTGATCACCAACGAAATGGGTACCAAATATGCTATCCTTTCGGATATATTAGGCGATGAAGATCACCTGGGCGATATGGACTTTAAAGTAACCGGTACCAAAAATGGTATAGTTGCTGTGCAAATGGACCTTAAAATAAATGGCTTATCGTACGAGGTGTTGACCAACGCGTTAGACCAGGCAAAAGAAGGCCGTTTACACATACTGGGCGAAATGGCTAAAACCATTACCGCACCACGCGAAGATTACAAACCACATGCCCCGCGCATTGTGATGATAAAAATTGACAAAGAGTTTATTGGTGCCGTAATAGGGCCCGGTGGTAAAATTATTCAGGAAATGCAACGCGAAACTGGCGCAACCATTTCTATCGAAGAAAAAGACAACCAGGGCATTGTACAGGTATTTGCCGATAACAAGGCAGCTATTGATGCCGCTTTAAGCCGTATACGTGCTATTGCTTCTAAACCGGAAGTTGGCGAAATATACGAGGGTAAAGTAAAATCGATAATGCCGTTTGGTGCTTTTGTTGAAATTATGCCGGGTAAAGATGGCTTACTGCACATATCAGAAATTGATCACCGCAGAATTGAGACCATGGATGGTATATTTAACGTTGGCGACGAAGTGCGTGTTAAATTGCTTGATGTTGATAAGCAAGGTAAATTAAAGCTTTCGCGCAAAGTTTTATTGCCACGCCCTGAGCAAAACAAACCAGCCGAATAA